Proteins encoded in a region of the Vitis riparia cultivar Riparia Gloire de Montpellier isolate 1030 chromosome 7, EGFV_Vit.rip_1.0, whole genome shotgun sequence genome:
- the LOC117918688 gene encoding ribosome biogenesis protein BOP1 homolog isoform X1 — MAKRETPRLDSLNKKKKEKEKKMDESSKHQQEENVGDKQLHQGFSGDEEELTESESDGPVLSEDEDYVSADGDDSLHNDPSEENEGGSSESHQGIEESDSSEDEVAPRNTIGDVPLEWYKDEEHVGYDISGKKIKKKVRQDKLDSFLASADDSKNWRKIYDEYNDEEVELTKRETRLIRRLLKGKAPHAEFDPYAPYVDWFKWDDAKHPLSNAPEPKRRFIPSKWESKKVVEYVRAIRKGLIKFDKPKEEPRVYHLWGDDSSSTEKAGHGLAYIPAPKSKLPGHEESYNPSLEYIPTQEEINSYQLMYEEDRPKFIPRRFLSLRSVPAYENAVKESFDRCLDLYLCPRARKKRINIDPESLKPKLPSRKDLKPYPVTCYLEYKGHKGAVMSIATEASGQWIASGSIDGSVRVWEVETGRCRRVWEIGEAVHYVAWNPLPGLHILAVSSGQDVLLLNTGLGNDEEQKNIEQLLRIETPGSMDDTGNTTSIVSWVQDDKHGGIRLKHFKTVSSVEWHRKGDYLSTVMPAGESRAILIHQLSKKLTQRIPFKLHGLPVSSIFHPTRSIFFISTKKNVRVYDLLKQKLVKKLETGLREVSSIAVHPAGDNVIVGSREGKLCWFDMDLSSQPYRILKCHPKDITNVAFHHSYPLFATCSDDCTAYVFHGMVYSDLNQNPLIVPLEILRGHSSTNGRGVMDCKFHPRQPWLFTAGADSVIKLYCH, encoded by the exons GGTTTTTCTGGAGATGAAGAAGAACTGACGGAATCAGAATCAGATGGACCTGTCCTCTCAGAAGACGAG GACTATGTTAGTGCAGATGGAGATGATAGTTTGCATAATGACCCTAGTGAAGAAAATGAGGGTGGGAGCAGCGAATCTCATCAAGGAATTGAAGAGAGTGATTCATCTGAAGATGAG GTGGCTCCTCGAAATACAATTGGAGATGTTCCCCTGGAATGGTATAAAGATGAGGAGCATGTTGGATATGACATTTCTGGgaagaagataaagaagaaAGTTAGACAAGATAAACTTGATTCTTTTCTAGCGAGTGCTGATGACTCAAAGAATTG GCGCAAAATTTATGATGAGTATAATGATGAGGAAGTGGAGTTAACAAAACGTGAAACTAGATTAATACGTAGATTGCTCAAAGGAAAGGCACCACATGCTGAATTTGATCCATATGCG CCTTATGTTGACTGGTTTAAATGGGATGATGCTAAGCATCCACTGTCCAATGCACCAGAACCAAAGAGGCGGTTCATTCCTTCAAAATGGGAAAGTAAAAAG GTTGTTGAATATGTTAGAGCAATTAGAAAGGGATTAATAAAGTTTGACAAGCCAAAAGAAGAACCACGTGTTTATCATTTGTGGGGAGATGATTCCAGCTCAACAGAAAAGGCTGGCCATGGGTTAGCTTATATTCCTGCCCCAAAGTCGAAGCTGCCAG GCCACGAGGAGTCATATAATCCTTCTTTAGAATACATCCCAACACAAGAAGAGATTAATTCTTATCAGCTTATGTATGAGGAAGACCGCCCTAAATTTATTCCAAGAAG GTTTTTGTCTCTAAGAAGTGTCCCTGCATATGAGAATGCGGTCAAGGAATCATTTGATCGCTGTTTGGACCTATATTTATGTCCTAGAGCCCGGAAGAAACGT ATCAATATTGATCCCGAATCTTTGAAGCCCAAACTACCTAGTCGAAAAGATCTTAAGCCTTACCCAGTAACATGCTATCTCGAGTATAAAGGTCACAAGGGTGCAGTTATGTCAATTGCTACTGAAGCATCAGGACAATGGATTGCTTCTG GTTCAATTGATGGATCTGTACGTGTTTGGGAGGTTGAAACTGGTAGATGCCGTCGAGTCTGGGAGATTGGTGAAGCTGTCCATTACGTGGCATGGAATCCTTTGCCCGGGCTTCATATTTTGGCCGTCTCCTC GGGACAAGATGTGCTTCTTTTGAACACTGGATTGGGGAAtgatgaagaacaaaaaaatattgaacaACTTCTTCGCATTGAGACACCTGGTTCAATGGATGACACTG gcaacaccacatccattgtgaGCTGGGTTCAAGATGATAAGCATGGTGGGATCAGGCTAAAGCATTTTAAG ACTGTTTCTTCAGTAGAATGGCACCGCAAAGGAGACTACTTGTCAACAGTAATGCCAGCTG GTGAATCTAGAGCAATACTTATTCACCAGCTCTCTAAGAAGCTTACCCAAAGAATTCCATTCAAGTTGCATGGCCTTCCAGTTTCATCAATTTTTCATCCAACGCGTTCgatcttcttcatttcaacaAAGAAGAATGTTCGAGTATATGACTTATTGAAGCAGAAGCTCGTTAAGAAGCTTGAGACTGGGCTCCGTGAGGTGTCTTCAATTGCAGTTCATCCTGCTG GTGATAATGTAATTGTCGGGAGCAGAGAGGGAAAGTTGTGTTGGTTTGACATGGACCTTTCATCTCAACCTTACAGGATTCTCAA GTGTCACCCTAAAGACATTACCAATGTGGCTTTCCATCATTCATACCCGCTCTTTGCAACATGCTCTGATGATTGTACTGCATATGTTTTTCATGGCATGGTTTACTCTGATCTTAATCAGAATCCTCTTATTGTTCCCTTGGAAATTCTTAGAGGGCATTCCAGCACAAATGGAAGAG
- the LOC117918688 gene encoding ribosome biogenesis protein BOP1 homolog isoform X2 produces the protein MDLSSQKTRYMDYVSADGDDSLHNDPSEENEGGSSESHQGIEESDSSEDEVAPRNTIGDVPLEWYKDEEHVGYDISGKKIKKKVRQDKLDSFLASADDSKNWRKIYDEYNDEEVELTKRETRLIRRLLKGKAPHAEFDPYAPYVDWFKWDDAKHPLSNAPEPKRRFIPSKWESKKVVEYVRAIRKGLIKFDKPKEEPRVYHLWGDDSSSTEKAGHGLAYIPAPKSKLPGHEESYNPSLEYIPTQEEINSYQLMYEEDRPKFIPRRFLSLRSVPAYENAVKESFDRCLDLYLCPRARKKRINIDPESLKPKLPSRKDLKPYPVTCYLEYKGHKGAVMSIATEASGQWIASGSIDGSVRVWEVETGRCRRVWEIGEAVHYVAWNPLPGLHILAVSSGQDVLLLNTGLGNDEEQKNIEQLLRIETPGSMDDTGNTTSIVSWVQDDKHGGIRLKHFKTVSSVEWHRKGDYLSTVMPAGESRAILIHQLSKKLTQRIPFKLHGLPVSSIFHPTRSIFFISTKKNVRVYDLLKQKLVKKLETGLREVSSIAVHPAGDNVIVGSREGKLCWFDMDLSSQPYRILKCHPKDITNVAFHHSYPLFATCSDDCTAYVFHGMVYSDLNQNPLIVPLEILRGHSSTNGRGVMDCKFHPRQPWLFTAGADSVIKLYCH, from the exons ATGGACCTGTCCTCTCAGAAGACGAGGTACATG GACTATGTTAGTGCAGATGGAGATGATAGTTTGCATAATGACCCTAGTGAAGAAAATGAGGGTGGGAGCAGCGAATCTCATCAAGGAATTGAAGAGAGTGATTCATCTGAAGATGAG GTGGCTCCTCGAAATACAATTGGAGATGTTCCCCTGGAATGGTATAAAGATGAGGAGCATGTTGGATATGACATTTCTGGgaagaagataaagaagaaAGTTAGACAAGATAAACTTGATTCTTTTCTAGCGAGTGCTGATGACTCAAAGAATTG GCGCAAAATTTATGATGAGTATAATGATGAGGAAGTGGAGTTAACAAAACGTGAAACTAGATTAATACGTAGATTGCTCAAAGGAAAGGCACCACATGCTGAATTTGATCCATATGCG CCTTATGTTGACTGGTTTAAATGGGATGATGCTAAGCATCCACTGTCCAATGCACCAGAACCAAAGAGGCGGTTCATTCCTTCAAAATGGGAAAGTAAAAAG GTTGTTGAATATGTTAGAGCAATTAGAAAGGGATTAATAAAGTTTGACAAGCCAAAAGAAGAACCACGTGTTTATCATTTGTGGGGAGATGATTCCAGCTCAACAGAAAAGGCTGGCCATGGGTTAGCTTATATTCCTGCCCCAAAGTCGAAGCTGCCAG GCCACGAGGAGTCATATAATCCTTCTTTAGAATACATCCCAACACAAGAAGAGATTAATTCTTATCAGCTTATGTATGAGGAAGACCGCCCTAAATTTATTCCAAGAAG GTTTTTGTCTCTAAGAAGTGTCCCTGCATATGAGAATGCGGTCAAGGAATCATTTGATCGCTGTTTGGACCTATATTTATGTCCTAGAGCCCGGAAGAAACGT ATCAATATTGATCCCGAATCTTTGAAGCCCAAACTACCTAGTCGAAAAGATCTTAAGCCTTACCCAGTAACATGCTATCTCGAGTATAAAGGTCACAAGGGTGCAGTTATGTCAATTGCTACTGAAGCATCAGGACAATGGATTGCTTCTG GTTCAATTGATGGATCTGTACGTGTTTGGGAGGTTGAAACTGGTAGATGCCGTCGAGTCTGGGAGATTGGTGAAGCTGTCCATTACGTGGCATGGAATCCTTTGCCCGGGCTTCATATTTTGGCCGTCTCCTC GGGACAAGATGTGCTTCTTTTGAACACTGGATTGGGGAAtgatgaagaacaaaaaaatattgaacaACTTCTTCGCATTGAGACACCTGGTTCAATGGATGACACTG gcaacaccacatccattgtgaGCTGGGTTCAAGATGATAAGCATGGTGGGATCAGGCTAAAGCATTTTAAG ACTGTTTCTTCAGTAGAATGGCACCGCAAAGGAGACTACTTGTCAACAGTAATGCCAGCTG GTGAATCTAGAGCAATACTTATTCACCAGCTCTCTAAGAAGCTTACCCAAAGAATTCCATTCAAGTTGCATGGCCTTCCAGTTTCATCAATTTTTCATCCAACGCGTTCgatcttcttcatttcaacaAAGAAGAATGTTCGAGTATATGACTTATTGAAGCAGAAGCTCGTTAAGAAGCTTGAGACTGGGCTCCGTGAGGTGTCTTCAATTGCAGTTCATCCTGCTG GTGATAATGTAATTGTCGGGAGCAGAGAGGGAAAGTTGTGTTGGTTTGACATGGACCTTTCATCTCAACCTTACAGGATTCTCAA GTGTCACCCTAAAGACATTACCAATGTGGCTTTCCATCATTCATACCCGCTCTTTGCAACATGCTCTGATGATTGTACTGCATATGTTTTTCATGGCATGGTTTACTCTGATCTTAATCAGAATCCTCTTATTGTTCCCTTGGAAATTCTTAGAGGGCATTCCAGCACAAATGGAAGAG